Sequence from the Streptomyces mobaraensis NBRC 13819 = DSM 40847 genome:
CGTCGCTGTGCAGGTAGCGCACCTGGATACCGAGCTCCAGGAAGTAGTCCGTCAGGTCCTCGGCCATCTTCTTGGTGAGCGTCGTGACCAGGACCCGCTCGTCCTTCTCGGTGCGCTTGCGGATCTCGTGCACCAAGTCGTCGATCTGGCCCTCGGTCGGCTTGACGACGACCTCCGGGTCGACCAGGCCCGTGGGCCGGATGATCTGCTCGACGTAGCCGTCGGATTTCGCCAGCTCGTACTTCCCCGGCGTCGCCGACAGATAGACGGTCTGCCCGATGCGCTCGGTGAACTCCTCCCACTTCAGCGGGCGGTTGTCCATGGCGGACGGCAGCCGGAAGCCGTGCTCGACCAGGGTGCGCTTGCGGGAGGCGTCACCCTCGTACATGGCGCCGATCTGCGGCACGGTGACGTGCGACTCGTCGATGACGAGGAGGAAGTCGTCCGGGAAGAAGTCCAGCAGGGTGTTGGGCGGGGAGCCGGGCTCGCGGTCGTCCATGTGCAGCGAGTAGTTCTCGATGCCGGAGCAGGAGCCGATCTGCCGCATCATCTCGATGTCGTACGTGGTGCGCATGCGCAGCCGCTGGGCCTCCAGCAGCTTGCCCTGCTTCTCCATGCGCGCCAGGGTCTCCTCCAGCTCCGCCTCGATCCCGGCGATGGCCTTCTCCATCCGCTCGGGGCCGGCGACGTAGTGGCTGGCGGGGAAGACGTACAGCTCCTGATCGTCCGAGATGACCTCGCCGGTCAGCGGGTGCAGCGTGGACAGCGCCTCGATCTCGTCGCCGAACATCTCGATGCGGACGGCCAGTTCCTCGTAGACCGGGAAGATCTCGATGGTGTCCCCGCGCACCCGGAAGGTGCCCCGGGTGAAGGCCAGGTCGTTCCGCGTGTACTGGATCTCCACGAAACGGCGGAGCAGCTCGTCCCGGTCGATCTCCTCGCCCACCTTGAGCGGAACCATGCGGTCCACGTACTCCTGGGGCGTGCCCAGGCCGTAGATGCAGGACACGGAGGCCACCACGACCACGTCCCGCCGGGTCAGCAGCGAGTTGGTCGCCGAGTGGCGCAGCCGCTCCACCTCCTCGTTGATCGAGGAGTCCTTCTCGATGTAGGTGTCCGACTGCGGGACGTACGCCTCGGGCTGGTAGTAGTCGTAGTACGAGACGAAGTACTCGACCGCGTTGTTGGGC
This genomic interval carries:
- the uvrB gene encoding excinuclease ABC subunit UvrB; its protein translation is MRPVSQIERKVAPFEVVSPYQPSGDQPAAIAELEKRIRAGEKDVVLLGATGTGKSATTAWMIEKLQRPTLVMAPNKTLAAQLANEFRELLPNNAVEYFVSYYDYYQPEAYVPQSDTYIEKDSSINEEVERLRHSATNSLLTRRDVVVVASVSCIYGLGTPQEYVDRMVPLKVGEEIDRDELLRRFVEIQYTRNDLAFTRGTFRVRGDTIEIFPVYEELAVRIEMFGDEIEALSTLHPLTGEVISDDQELYVFPASHYVAGPERMEKAIAGIEAELEETLARMEKQGKLLEAQRLRMRTTYDIEMMRQIGSCSGIENYSLHMDDREPGSPPNTLLDFFPDDFLLVIDESHVTVPQIGAMYEGDASRKRTLVEHGFRLPSAMDNRPLKWEEFTERIGQTVYLSATPGKYELAKSDGYVEQIIRPTGLVDPEVVVKPTEGQIDDLVHEIRKRTEKDERVLVTTLTKKMAEDLTDYFLELGIQVRYLHSDVDTLRRVELLRELRAGEYDVLVGINLLREGLDLPEVSLVAILDADKEGFLRSGTSLIQTIGRAARNVSGQVHMYADKITPAMEKAIEETNRRRAKQIAYNKERGIDPQPLRKKIGDIVATIVREEIDTQELLGTGYRKPAEGKGGEKKGKAPVPTAAGGGKKGKAKAAVATDRPAAELAQLIEDMTDRMRAAAAELQFEVAARLRDEVGELKKELRQMKEAGVA